gaaatgtcaacaaccaggaaacctccaataattataatgtaaacatgagtctaaagtcacaatgaacacttaactattatctcttaacatttaaggtgcaaaaaggtgttaaatataaacagagaaacctgagaatttagtgcaagtttagtgcaaGGAAGTTCActagtgtgtaaaatatatgcAGTTTTGTAAACTGCGttagactgagatacatctgtaatataaaacacaaacctgatacactacagtaacattaatatgaaaaagtcgctgacttttcctcttttatttacaatttcctcgctcgctgcggctcattttctgcttactagtcgccggttactgaagaggaatccaggagaccagcacgagacactGATATGAtgcaaccaaacatgatactgtgacatgattggctgttaccgtgccactccctacgttgctaggttaccagagagcaagtgcctttgttaatgcatccaaacttgcttcgcaacctctgttttcttccgacaaagaaaaaaatatcaaaccTTTTAtggaacacattttttatcgatatcgatcacgtgtctatagCGATATGTATcattatcgttttatcgcccagctcTAGTTTCTgttgaataaattatttaaaactgaGAGAAATGCATTTGGACTATTTAAGAAATCCTCCTATGTAACTCAAATCAAAGCTTTCACTCTCAACAGACCGGAAACACAAACCACTACAGGTTCCAACGTTCAGCTGAACTTTATTGAGCCAAATATCTTTACATCATTCTAACCAAAATTTGGTATGAATTTGATTAAACTTTTAAGAAGCGTATTATAAAATTTAGTTTAATAAACCTCACACCCTGGTGCCATTTAGAGgttttacagtatgtttttgtGATTGTGTTCCATCGACGATCCAATTAACAGATATTTGAACTGTACATGCTGTAAAGTTGAATGGTTCCATACTCACTTTTTGTTTggagtaacacactaatcagccttaacattaaaaccactgatgtGAAGAACACTGAGTATCTCCTTATAAGCACTTGGGATATAAAtgacagcaagtgaacagtttACAGTTATGGCATTTAACTGATGCCCTTATGCAGAGCAACATACGTCTTTAtatcatacaactgagcaattgatggttaaggggccttgctcaggggcccagcagtggcagcttggtggaccttggtGGACCTGCATGTGTGTTGAAGGCATGTCTGCAGATGCTGTGTGATGTGCTGACCAATGTTCTGCAAAACGCTGGGTCATGGCATTCATATGGACGCAACTTTGACAGGTATCACCTACCTAAACGTTGTTCCAGACCAAGTTCACCCAGTGGAGTTCCCAGGATAATAGTCCCTGCCACACTGTAAACATTCCTCAGAAacggtttgaggaacatgacaaagctcttggtgttgacttggcctctaAATTCCTGAGATTTCAATGTGAATGAAggtctgtgggatgtgctggacacaCAAGTCTGATTCATGGAGGCTCCACTGCTGCTGTCTTGGTACCAGATATCACTCCACACCTAGACAAcattaggcaggtggttttatgttatggctgatcagtgtaagcttatttaacatttattgatcACATTACCATGACAACACCTGATAGGATATGAAATATTTCTGACATCATGCTGACCTAATCACATATGTGACGACTCCTATAAGAGcagtatttaaaagtttaatacctgtcaaaacacacaaataacttCCTTTTGGATCGAGTTAATGAACGTGTGGTTTGTTTGTATTAAGAAGACGTACAGGATTAGCAAGTTTGGTGCAGCTCAATGGCCATTAATGAGAAACATgtctaatgcctcttttccaccaaaaagaacccgGTGCTGGTTCAGaactagcgctggtgctggttcaaagttggttccactggtgaaccttctaagaaccggtttgcctttccaccggctagagagccatcacagcgccgagtgtgacgtcactgtatacgtgtcgcgtgtcccagcaacgttagcgcagcagcgacaaacacaacaacaatggcggatgttactttactgttaatgctcatggctttgtgaacctacattaaaaacgtgtacgtgcggctccgtgtaatctgtataaacggaggttgtaatcaataaagtacataacgttattttatcattaacacagaaaaaaaagttagccttagcatgtagctacctactatcatgtgtgctgataatgtatcatatcacggtaaagtaaaagtgtattaaacattagtatacttaaggtacgttatcaaatgcgctaacagtagccccgcccacagccccgcccacagccccggacacaagcggttcttaagtgtagaccagcaacgttttggtgctacttaagaaccacttttcctggttcagagccggtgctttggcagtcgaaaaagaaagaactggttctaaattaggctctggctccgaaccagcactcaaactgcctcggtggaaaaggggcgtAAGGGGCTGCAGTTGAGCTCCAGGACATCGAAAATTGCCAGAGtgttgaaaaataataaactactTGACCTGCAGGTAGAATGGAAATTGGTATTCTTCATCCACACCATGCACTAGACCAGAACATGCTTGTGAAGTTCAAACAGCTTCACAGCttaaaaaacagtaaatggTGTGCTACAGTAGGTGCACTGGGTGATGAATGATGTGAGTGATTGatacttttatgttttttttctcatgccAGTTTCTAACTTTTCTTGTGCTAGGCGAGTGCTCCTACCTGCCCTCTGCTAAAGTCTTTAAGTCATGCTCTGAATGTGGAAAGGTGTTTTCTACCTCATCCTCCTATAACAGGCACATGAGGATACACAGGGGTGAACGGCCTTTCCAGTGCTTTCAGTGCAATAAGACATTCACCCAATTCTCTTCGTTTAAAATCCATCAGAGGATACACACAGGAGAAAAGCCTTATCACTGCTCCGAATGTGGAAAAACTTTCAGCCGCTTAGACGCCCTCCACCTCCATCAGAGAACTCATACCGGAGAAAAGCCGTACCAGTGCGCTCACTGTCCCAAAACCTTCACTCGCCTACATGTGCTTCAGAACCATCAGAGGACGCATACCGGCATAAAGCCGTATCAGTGCTCACACTGCGCTAAAACCTTTACACGCTTGTGCAGCTTTAAAATACACACCAGAAGGCACACCGGGGAGAAACCGTACCTGTGTGGAACCTGCGGGAAACAGTTCGCGGATGCCTCAAACCTGAAGAACCACCAGAGGGTACACACGAAAGAGCGGCCATATCAGTGCTCGCTGTGCAACAAGACCTTCATTCAGCTGGGTCACCTGACTAGTCATCGGAGAAAAACCCACATTATAGAGACAGTAACGGTCCTCTGACTGGGGAAGAGTTGCACCTTGTTCTCTTTATCTACAGTAAGAAACACTTTCTTTACTAGGAGGTGAAATGACTCACCTGCACTTATCAATGCACTACATACATAAGGCATGAATTAATGACTGTTCAGTAGATTGTGTGGTTATATGCGTATGCTTTAATATTCATGTGGTCTTATTTTCTCTGCAGTTACTTTTTATAATCAACATCTGACATCATATgagtttttttcctttctgtacATTTATCTATAATATTCCTtaatttctatctttttttaaaatgacattgtgcagaaaaaaacaaactgtgtATTCTGTTTAAACGGTTGCTTAAATAATGCAAGAATCTTTTTGACATTTGTTTGCCAAATAACTACACGGTTTGTTCCAAAAACAATGATACACAAGTGTGTATATTAGATTTAATGACATTTGAAGCAAGCTTGTACCTTGAGGAACAAGTCCTAGCTGCTTACTGCCTTTTTACCGGATCACGTACCGTTCTCACTGCTATTTAAATCTCTGTGGTCCATTTCTTTCATAACTGTTATTGACAATCTTGCCAGCTCGTGAACCATGAATGACTGTAGTGTCATTTTGTCTACTCAAACGTTATCCAGTaaatacatgcatttatttatacatttttgattGTTGTTTCTCTCCTAGAAAATTACTGTTCTTATATAATTGGGTACTTTATTAGAAACTCCTGTGCACCTATTTGATCATGTAGTTACAGTAACTAACCCACCGATCATGTGGCAGCACTGCAGTTATGTAAATACTTGAAGGTACAGACAGCAGCGTCAGGAAACGTTCACATTAGCCATCAGAATAGAGAAAAATGTGGTCTCTGTGATTTTGACTGGGTTGGTTTCAATATCTGCTGATTTACTATTAGAGTTTCATCAGAATGGTGAGAATGACAATGTCCTGAATCCTTGGACCCAACCTGTCTTGTGTCAACAGTCTAGGCTTGAGTGCCACAGCCGTGTTGGGTATTGTTGCTGACCCCGTGACCTTTCAATAACAGGATGAACTGAAGATTCAAAGCAGGAATTGCATGAGGTAAAAGCATCGAACAGTTTCAAACATCATCTGGAAACCATGGCAAGAAGAGTCGAACCTTAGCCAGCATTGCCATAATGTTCCTAATACAGTGTTCAGTGAAACATCTAGTCTAGAAACAAActcttaaacaaaacacacactcaaagtgACACTTGGTGCAGACGATCGATCCGAATGTTCTAACTACCTGTTTGACACGCAGCGAAACTAATAAACCACAGCTACAAAGTACATATTTCTAAATTGCTGGATGTCCTCCGTAACTTTTCTGCATGTAAACCCTGTAGAATGACGTCACTTTTTATACAGTGATGATAAGAGTGCTAAATCTTCTATCGCTAAAGCCAACAATATGGGACCAAATACGAAATGTCCATTGGGAACAATTCATAACTTTTCAAGCCTGGTCCTGGAGAACAGCCGTCCTCCAATTTAGGGTTCTAACATGCACACTACCTCTTAAAGATGGCTGTTCATTTAGCTGATTATTTAAATTAGGTGTTTTAGAACATGGAACATGGAAACCGAGGATTCTCCAGAACCAGGAACACCTTCAAGTCATTTTTCAGttgaaactaaattaaaaacCATGTAGTGAAATCTAGCATTGTGGTATATTATAAACCAAGATGTTACATCAGCACAAACCTGGTTGCCAAATGTTTCTTCACAGTGTGAATCTTGATCAAATTTCCCTCTGCAGGATTTCCAGTGTAGCTGCAGTAGTCGCTTGATTTAGAGAAAAGTGTCGGCACATCCAGTGGATAACACAGAGTTTGCTGTATAGAAAAATGATCTTGAATCCATCTTATTTTAAAGGGTCTAGAAGGTGACGGAGAAATCCGGTGATTCCAAAGCTTCCAGTGTGCCAACACTTTTGAACAGCTCAGAGATTTCAATCTCATCAGTGTCCTCGAGCAGCTTTCATGTGTTTGGTGAGTATTGCAGTCCATCAGCAGATTCAGTAATGAGTGCAGTCAGTATCCACAGATCCTCACACACTCCGTACAGCTGAGTTCACTTCAGAGTGAAGCCTGTTCACTGTACCACATCTGGGAAAATGTTGAAAAGCCGGAACAGTGCAGGGCTTCTTACTCGTCCGTCCTGAAGAACCAGCAGAAGACTCGACAGAAAATACGCTTTAACTCTGCACAGGTTACAAAGCAACTGCTTTAGAGAATAAAGAGCACAATGTAAAGATACACGGTTAACTCTCTACATTGCACTGTGACAAATTAGTGTATCGGGTCCTCCATAAAAAATCCTTTCATTCAAATGcgcatttattttacaaaccCACGTAAGGTGTCGTGGTGCATTTGTAATGACGGTATAAGTAGGAAGCAATGTTATGCATGTTAAGAATGTAACAGGAAGTCGAGGCGGTGTTTAAACCTCAGCTAATGTGCACGATAATGATGGAATATTCTCAGTGTGTTGCGTAATCATGTCATTACTTCTACAattcttgtcattttttttttattttaatccttctacaataaaaaaataacgtTTAAATTTCTTGATAAACTAAAAAGAGTGACAGTGTGCTCACAAATTGTTCTTGCCCTCAACAAAGACTGAATCTTACACCAAAGTGACTGTACATGAGGTCAgttttattttcctattttgttttacagtagCTTTCCATAGAACAGAAATATGTCACGACACGTTTTTCTTTGGTTTATTATGAGaagcttttatttacttttatttattatttatttaatctttatatatatatatatataatctgaaacagtacacagtgatatgGATCATgaagctacacagagctacacagcaAAGAgataaggacttaaagtaagttaaTCCTAGACACAAAGTGTATCTGTACATCACTAGATTAAATATCTGCTACTGTATTGTATTTCATGCCCTTCACAGCACAGGGATTAACAGCACCATGTTACAGTGGAGTTGAGGTAGCTTCAGGCTGGACTTTATCATGTAtaccataatttaaaaaagttataaataagTGGCAGAAACATAGTCATTTACATGTATCCCAATTAAGAGCAAATGTTtctcacaaataaaaaatagctaAAACAGAAAAGTGCAATTCTCTTGTATCTTTGGTCCATTTACACTGAAACTTAATtatccatttttttccccctgaattTAAAAACACCCAGATGTGTAAGATGAACACTTTCACTTTGAAGTGTTGGTGCAGTTTATGTTCACAGGGCCATGAAAAGTCCCAGACAGAGCAGGAGCACTGATGTTGCTTCCACCGTCAGCTGAGATGTTCACTGCCATATCAGCAGCctgagaagaagaggaagaggaagatacACCGTCTCCTTCTGCTGGCTCGACATGGGCtgtacgagagagagagggaaaagacGAAACAGCGAAACCTAAatgaatttcatttatttagaatattataaataaaagtgcttatttatttgtttaattatttattgatataattaaacatttataaagaaatgaGTTTTAGAATGTCTGTTCTTCTCATGAAGAAATAAATCTTTTCTTTGAATGTTTGCACACCTGCCTTTAAATAATCATGTATCATGTCAGATATTAAACAGATTTCTGACATACAGATGAAACATttgattaaataatgaattaattaaatgtcatttttgttcAAACGATTAATATGTTATTAGTTGCAGCtctaaaaaggaaataaaaactcTAAATGGTTGGACATTATTTGCCGTACTTGTAATAAATGCTTTTACCTTCTGCCTTCAGTTTCTTTTCCAAGTCATTGGCAAGTTTTTTCTGTCCTATCAGTCTAAGAACCTGTACAGTGATTTTGGCAGCTTCTGGTGATCCGTACTGATTCACCATCAGGTCCACAACGTCGTGTTGTTTAGCATTCTCCAGTTTGCGGCGGGAAATAGGTTCAAAACCCTGCGCGTTGTTTCTCATCAGGTGCCATTTAAATCTCTCAAGGTCATCCTTGACCAGTTCGTCCAAGGCCTCGAGGAGCAGGACACCGACGGAGgacatttctcttctctctgagAAGGTAACCAGAAATGTTGGTCAGTAAGACGGTAAGAAATGAAACCTAATGCTGAATACTGTTGGAAATTACGTTGATAAAAATTAAAGGCTTCTTCAAGACCAGAGTAACAAGTAAAAACAACGTCTTTAGATTTACTACTGCTGATGTGATATCAAGCTGAACATCAGACAAGACAAGTTTCCAtccacatctcacactgttctgacaacaaaaacaacagcaataataataaaaacaataataatagtaatgataataataatgataataacaacaacaacaataataataataataataataataataataaagcactgcGGATTGCCCTCTCCCTGTTCTAGATGGAAAGCTGCACTGACTAcagactactgactactgactacagGACTTTGGGGGATCAGTATAATGAACCGTCCATCGATGTGTATTTGATGTTTTTATCAGGCTGTGACTCTGAAATCTCACATAAAATAAAGGTATAAAACCTGCCCACACTATTTATAGCTATACCTGTAAGTATGACTAGAAAAAAGAGGCAGAAAAAACGCTGCTTTCTACGCTGGTTGTTAATGACAGGAAATGAGCTACAGGGTTTCAGTCAAGTCGCAAAGTTAAGAAAAACTTTCTACAAAGTTTTGTGAATATCATCATTACTTCAGGTTGCTTACCTCAAAATCCAAAATGTTCCGTTTCATTCAAAGTTCCGACTTTTAATCTCCGATTAAATTCGCGCAATTGTTGATCTTTATACCGACGGAACTGCTTTTACTTTCACTTCCTTTgtatacattagacactgtttaCTGCGCAGCTGTCATGTCATAGtgtcattatgtcatgtcataaTGTCCCTGTGTCGTGTCATAGTGTCAGCCTTCATTTCCACCCGTGTAAAAAGGTCCACTTCGGAAGTTAGCAGGCTGTCTAATGTGAACAATTGTTTATAAATCGAATTTTAATCCTATAAAGACACAGATATCTCCTCATGATGATTTCTAAGTATGATCATGATGTCCTTTGTCTTTTTAATAAGCACGTTATCATCTCTAACTAAAAATTCGACTCATTATTTCTGAGGATCCTCAGTGTAACATCtctatttgttatttaaagccAGTTAGGGTCTCCGGGTTTCATTCAGGTCGTCTTTATTACAGCAGTCCACAGTCCCTTTCCTTCATCATACATCCTggaaaaaatgtctttattctCATTTCACTTGCTGAGTTtcttgcaaatatatatatttttttgatgtttttatttttctagaacgaaatatgaaatttatttattaattcaatactttttttttttacattgtgggaaaaaaacatgtatatagtatttaaatattttaatcaaatcatttgtaataaacatattatagTGCATTACAACATAAAACCcctaaataaaagtttaataatGTTCCAACTATTTAATAGTTCTGTATTCTCTATATCTcgtttctttctattttaattaattgcatgctttcatttcattttttttcgatgtgagtgtttgtgtagtaAATGTACaatatcattttatattcactgcatttatttattttattctcttaaCATCTGAACGCTAATGTTAATGAAGCACAAAAGCATCTCTGTTCATCAACAATTCAGCAGCGTGTTTTATATTCCATCATTCTCAACCCCAaggtcctcctcctcctcctcctccatcatcatcttctccatcctgctccttcttctttttcttcttcttgtcatCCACTTTGTATTTCTGCCGGCGGATGGCATCTGTGAAGCTTCGTCTCTTGCTCTCGTCGTACTCTTCGTTCATCAGGAAGTTGCGGTCGATGAGTTCAGCTGCTTCCTGCCAGTTCTGGAAGCAGTCAGTTCCCAGAGAGCAGATCTCCATCACGGCATTGGGAGAGAGAACCGAGCAGTCAGGACGCAGAACCACCACCGTGGGTATGTCCTCCACCTCGAACAAAACCCCCAGCTCTCtgttaaatatacacacacacacacacacacacacacacacacacacacacacacacacacacacacacacacacacacacacatacacacacacacatacacacacacacacacacacacacacacacacacacacacacacacacacacacacacacacacacacacacacacacatacacacacacacacacacacacatacacacacacacacacacacacacatacacacacacactcacatacacacacacatacacacacacatacacacacatacacacacacatacacatacacacacatacacacacatacacacacatatacacacacatacacacacacacacacacacacacacacatacacacacatacgcacacacacacacacacacacacacacacacacacacacacacacacacacacacacacacacacacacacacacacacacacaaacacattcactcaATGGTACTTTGGGCAAAtaacatgtaaaatgtaatcAGCTGTCAAAgataactttttattattttaaatgatcataTTCACCTTCAGTCCCTTTATAACCTGTAAATAAgagcttaaaataaacaataaagaacCAACTAAAATGtaagattagatttagattttttttaaactgtaattcaatctaaaaattattttagctaaaaaaaattctttcatcGAGCTTTAGTTCTGCTAAATCGTTGAGAGTCACGTGACtagatttagttttttattttgtcagtaaGCTGCACAACATATGCACACATCTGATAATTTAACGTGTAGGAATCCGTCCACCATATAAAAGGTTATTCGTTTTTAATCCTTTGGAAAATTTTTAGAGAACCAGAAATTGTGCACTCCACATAGCAGGCAGTTTAAACACCCTACTTCCTGTAAGGATCTTCGAAGGGCAGGAAGAGGCAGCGTTTAGGAAGCTCCTTCAAAAACTTGTCCTGCTGCTCCTCCGTGGTGTCGAGTGAGACGTAGAGCAGGACCAGCTGAGCTGAGCGCTCGACATAGAACTCATCTGTTAGCTTCTTGAAGAAGTCTTTGAGTGTAGGGGCGAATTCCTGACACCTCTCACAATCACCGGAGCCGAAGAACAGCATGAGGATCCGGTTCTGCAGGCGCAGGATGATCTCGCGCTCTGTGTCCAACTCATCACGATCCTTATTGTTTTTCACCAGAACTTTGTGAAAGAATAGATCCACCATGACAGGACCTGAAAATGGGAAAAAGTAAAAGGGTTTCGTTTAGAACTCCCACCCACTTTCACAGGAATTCTGACCACTTCTGTTCACACTCATTTACTCCCACTCCCACATATACTGACAGGAATTCTGACCACTCCCATTTACTCTTGCATCAGGAAGTCTAACCGTTATTATTGTATGTACATTTTCATGAAATGTTCTGATCATtcaagtttgttttgtttctcaacTTATAATTTATACCACAGAAACTCTAAACAAGGACAAAGAAGTCACTGACGATATATAAATTGGCCAATACATGAAGATACCTTTATTCATCTCTGTGATTCATATCTGACCACATGACCAATGTTTATTGAGTCTGGATGCACATCATGTGGTACTTCTAGAGTTGCCTCAGTTAGCAGAGCCGAATCAATAGGACTCGTGTTCATGGTATTATAACGATCCAACAAGTACCACGTTAGCTGTTTGTAGGTTTACAAAATAACCttgtaatgtgtatgaatatTAAATTCTGTGGTGACAGAAACTGATCGGATATTGTTTATAGTTCACttgtaagaaaataatttatcaaAACAGCCccatttacattaatatgcatgttGTTGTACTGGTAGAATACATCATACTACACCCAAACACTGATGTGATCCACATCGATAAACCAGACAGTGTGTTAGATCTGTTTCCACTCAGCAGTACACACTCTTAATCTGATTTACAACAAGCAGCTTCGTATCACTACAGCTCCTCATTAGTGACCAGACG
This genomic window from Tachysurus fulvidraco isolate hzauxx_2018 chromosome 18, HZAU_PFXX_2.0, whole genome shotgun sequence contains:
- the LOC113646482 gene encoding zinc finger protein 239-like isoform X2, translating into MKSLHTPVKKEFQDFFLPTMQPMSTLMQHLEDSSGETHKLQEDVNSLILDIKTEPDLLDIESFVYGDEREDLLTSKDGWDCDSEQGDEFTIEQCDDGRSTLTIIKKEPLEEDLLLCGELPPNCKPESIEISNSEEEEEECDISLEESVEVNVTGECSYLPSAKVFKSCSECGKVFSTSSSYNRHMRIHRGERPFQCFQCNKTFTQFSSFKIHQRIHTGEKPYHCSECGKTFSRLDALHLHQRTHTGEKPYQCAHCPKTFTRLHVLQNHQRTHTGIKPYQCSHCAKTFTRLCSFKIHTRRHTGEKPYLCGTCGKQFADASNLKNHQRVHTKERPYQCSLCNKTFIQLGHLTSHRRKTHIIETVTVL
- the LOC113646482 gene encoding zinc finger protein 239-like isoform X3 is translated as MILPVPFLTEFQDFFLPTMQPMSTLMQHLEDSSGETHKLQEDVNSLILDIKTEPDLLDIESFVYGDEREDLLTSKDGWDCDSEQGDEFTIEQCDDGRSTLTIIKKEPLEEDLLLCGELPPNCKPESIEISNSEEEEEECDISLEESVEVNVTGECSYLPSAKVFKSCSECGKVFSTSSSYNRHMRIHRGERPFQCFQCNKTFTQFSSFKIHQRIHTGEKPYHCSECGKTFSRLDALHLHQRTHTGEKPYQCAHCPKTFTRLHVLQNHQRTHTGIKPYQCSHCAKTFTRLCSFKIHTRRHTGEKPYLCGTCGKQFADASNLKNHQRVHTKERPYQCSLCNKTFIQLGHLTSHRRKTHIIETVTVL
- the nxnl1 gene encoding nucleoredoxin-like protein 1 → MVDLFFHKVLVKNNKDRDELDTEREIILRLQNRILMLFFGSGDCERCQEFAPTLKDFFKKLTDEFYVERSAQLVLLYVSLDTTEEQQDKFLKELPKRCLFLPFEDPYRKELGVLFEVEDIPTVVVLRPDCSVLSPNAVMEICSLGTDCFQNWQEAAELIDRNFLMNEEYDESKRRSFTDAIRRQKYKVDDKKKKKKKEQDGEDDDGGGGGGGPWG
- the si:ch211-114l13.9 gene encoding uncharacterized protein si:ch211-114l13.9 yields the protein MSSVGVLLLEALDELVKDDLERFKWHLMRNNAQGFEPISRRKLENAKQHDVVDLMVNQYGSPEAAKITVQVLRLIGQKKLANDLEKKLKAEAHVEPAEGDGVSSSSSSSQAADMAVNISADGGSNISAPALSGTFHGPVNINCTNTSK
- the LOC113646482 gene encoding zinc finger protein 239-like isoform X4, producing the protein MQPMSTLMQHLEDSSGETHKLQEDVNSLILDIKTEPDLLDIESFVYGDEREDLLTSKDGWDCDSEQGDEFTIEQCDDGRSTLTIIKKEPLEEDLLLCGELPPNCKPESIEISNSEEEEEECDISLEESVEVNVTGECSYLPSAKVFKSCSECGKVFSTSSSYNRHMRIHRGERPFQCFQCNKTFTQFSSFKIHQRIHTGEKPYHCSECGKTFSRLDALHLHQRTHTGEKPYQCAHCPKTFTRLHVLQNHQRTHTGIKPYQCSHCAKTFTRLCSFKIHTRRHTGEKPYLCGTCGKQFADASNLKNHQRVHTKERPYQCSLCNKTFIQLGHLTSHRRKTHIIETVTVL
- the LOC113646482 gene encoding zinc finger protein 664-like isoform X1 gives rise to the protein MEVLWSSVTEVSLRNSPQQLKQEEGQQEFQDFFLPTMQPMSTLMQHLEDSSGETHKLQEDVNSLILDIKTEPDLLDIESFVYGDEREDLLTSKDGWDCDSEQGDEFTIEQCDDGRSTLTIIKKEPLEEDLLLCGELPPNCKPESIEISNSEEEEEECDISLEESVEVNVTGECSYLPSAKVFKSCSECGKVFSTSSSYNRHMRIHRGERPFQCFQCNKTFTQFSSFKIHQRIHTGEKPYHCSECGKTFSRLDALHLHQRTHTGEKPYQCAHCPKTFTRLHVLQNHQRTHTGIKPYQCSHCAKTFTRLCSFKIHTRRHTGEKPYLCGTCGKQFADASNLKNHQRVHTKERPYQCSLCNKTFIQLGHLTSHRRKTHIIETVTVL